CATGTTATACCTGTGTATTTAATCAAGGCACAAGGCTTAAGTGGGAACGTCCTATGGTTTTGACGCGCCTTAACTTTGATCCAAAATACATCATCCTTCAAGCAGGACGCGTCCTTAACAAGGACTTTTTCTTTTTTCAATTATGTTGTCATTATTACAGTAATATtcagtctaaaggagcatcaaccaagataacttgggcgcgtccttgAAAATAGTACATTTTACTTGAGTTCCATTGTTCCTTTTGACAACCACTACTTCAGTTATTCATATAAAACCCTAGCTTGGGGCGCGCCCTACATTTAGGACGCGTCATGAGACCAAGCAAACTGAGCAAAAATCCTTTtggaaaatttcaaaattttatttataatgcgctctggtgtcaaaagtgcaccagtcccacgactactatgctctatggggaaattatttctaaaaaatgacccttcaactagttccaaggtaagtagtacatgcactacccccctaggctaggaggaatttatttaattctagcctataatccgggcataacccaaaataataaaagaaatatgtaaggggccaaagccgcgccttactggtaatactttcggagatgttccgcATTCCAAGCTCACGGAACTAGCTTCCCTTCCATATCTTCAAGATGATAAGTCCCCTTCCACAAGATGGACTTTATCCTGTACagtccttcccaattagctccaaacactccatgttgTGGGTTCTTTATATTGGGCATCACTTTCCTAAGTACCAAATCACCCACCTTCAACAATTGTCcttttaccttcttgttataataccttgcggTGCGCTGCTGATATGCCGCTAGCCTTAGCTGAGAATTTTCCCTCGTCTCCTTTAAGAGATctaaatgaagcctttgattaacctcatCATCTATTTTCCCGTAACAATCTCTACGAAGTGATCTTGATCCAACttccacggggaccatagcttcgtagccgtaagtcagcataaacggcgtttctcccgtagtagatcacggcgtagtgttgtatgaccacatcatcttcgggagttcttcaggccaattccctttacgttcctccagcttggttttgagggtatgctttattattttgttaacagcttctgtttgtccattgctttgaggatgatagaccgccGCAAACTCCTTCTTGATTTTCAACTCCTCACATAGTTGTCGCAACTCCTTGATATCAAATTGCTTTCCATTGTCGGAGACaagcttgtaagggattccaaacctacatacaattgagttgaaaacaaaatctctaattttctttgcggtgatagtagccagtggcatagcttccgcccatttagtaaagtaatcgacCGCAACCACTACATATTTGACGTCTCCTTTAGCTTTCGGCAATTCCACGataagatcaattccccacatggcgaaCGACCATGGGCTTGCCATAGAAGTCAAGAGTGTCACCGGCATAGACGAGTAGTTTGCAaagcgctggcagcgatcacatgccTTGACGAAATTTATAGCATCTTCTCTCATTGTGGGCCAATAATACCCTTGGCGCAAAACTTTCATTGCCAACGaactaccccccgagtgattgccacagattCCTTCATGCACCTCTTTTAGGATGTaacttccttcttcttcttcaacacaCCTAAGCAGAGGTTGGTTGAACCCTCTCTTGTACAGGACTTCATCGTATATCACGTATCTTGCAGCCTGATA
The sequence above is drawn from the Apium graveolens cultivar Ventura chromosome 2, ASM990537v1, whole genome shotgun sequence genome and encodes:
- the LOC141700634 gene encoding uncharacterized protein LOC141700634 is translated as MVPVEVGSRSLRRDCYGKIDDEVNQRLHLDLLKETRENSQLRLAAYQQRTARYYNKKVKGQLLKVGDLVLRKVMPNIKNPQHGVFGANWEGLYRIKSILWKGTYHLEDMEGKLVP